Below is a genomic region from Taeniopygia guttata chromosome 7, bTaeGut7.mat, whole genome shotgun sequence.
TTTGGTACCtcatgagaaaaaaaggaatatctGAGAAATGCATTAAGACACTTAGCTTATTAATGGCCAACCATATATGAGCTCATTTTTTGTGCCCTAGGCTTTTACGGTCTCGCAATGgaaaatttttcttcatatttttcagaaataacagaaaattcCAAGAAATGGAAGCTGCTGctagtaaaagaagaaaagccaaGTATCGTCAGGGTTAATAGCTCCTATTTGAGATCCATGAATGATTACAGAGTTACTTTTCTATATCGAACTTTCAAGTTTCATTAATAATATGCTGCCTTTCCAGGACACAGGTGCACCCACGGTACAAAGGCTATCAGTTCATCACATGGAATAGAAGAGCTAGAGGAACAATGCCTTCAAAGGTCTCATGTTTATACATTTTGACAGTAGTTTGTTGGGCAAGCGCTCTTTGGTACTTAAGTATAACTCGTCCTACTTCTTCCTACACGGGCCACAGACAGGTCAGCAGCATATCCATAGccagaaaaaatgtttcctttggcAACATAAGAACTCGACCTATAAATCCACATTCCTTTGACTTCCTTATCAATGAACCCAACAAATGTGAGAAGAGCGCCCCGTTCTTGGTCATTCTCATCAGTACGACTCACAAAGAGTTTGATGCAAGGCAAGCCATTCGAGAAACATGGGGCGATGAAAACAACTTCAAAGGAATTAAAATCGCCACACTATTTCTCCTTGGAAAAAACACAGATCCTGTGTTAAATCAAATGGTAGAGCAAGAAAGCCAAATTTTTCATGACATTATTGTGGAAGATTTTATCGACTCTTACCATAACCTCACTCTGAAAACGTTGATGGGGATGAGGTGGGTAGCAACATTTTGTTCAAAAGCAAAGTATGTTATGAAGACAGACAGtgatatttttgtaaatatggACAATCTTATTTATAAGCTGCTCAAACCTAACACCAAGCCAAGGAGAAGGTACTTCACAGGCTATGTTATAAATGGAGGACCAATAAGAGATGTTCGCAGCAAGTGGTACATGCCCAGAGATTTGTATCCTGACAGCAATTACCCACCCTTCTGTTCAGGCACTGGCTACATTTTTTCAGCTGATGTAGCAGAAATGATTTACAAAACCTCCCTTCATACCAGACTTCTACATCTTGAAGATGTGTACGTTGGACTCTGCCTTCGGAAGCTGGGCATTCACCCCTTCCAAAACAGTGGCTTCAATCACTGGAAAATGGCCTACAGCTTGTGCAGGTACCGCAGGGTGATCACAGTGCACCAGATAACACCAGAAGAAATGCACAGAATTTGGAATGACATGTCCAGCAAGAAACACCTTAGATGTTAAGATTTTTACAGATGTAaataccttttttaaaattttggttgAATTTGGTTATTTTCTGACAAAGTGATCTGCTGATTTACAGGTCAAACTGTGGGATATTAACTGTGAGAGGATTTTTAATGACTGATTTTTCATTCTCACTTTGACTACTGGTTTACAAACTTCAGGCTCTTTTTCATGAGGACATTATGCCAACTGAAAGAATCTGGAGTAAAATCTCAGATTTTGTATATTATCATCTATTGCACATATCCATTCTTGCACCTGTATGTAAAAGGACAGTAATAAACTATTATGAGCTGCTTAACAATTCACACCCCAGCCTCTGAGATAAGACTCAGGCTCTAAGAAATGAAGAATTACAAACAtacttttattcttcttttgaCACCCTACAACCATTTCTAGTTGGGAGCCTTGTTAATAAATTAAGCAGCATACATTTGCACTGAACTTATATACCTACTTTGACATGTGTATTTTATAGTATGTGTGCAATTCCCAAATAGCTTATTAATGGTGTAATAGCAGAATTTAGGCAGGTAAGAACATAAAAGTTTAGCTGGCCTTAGAAGCAACCCAAacactgaaatatattttcatccACCAAATGGTATTTCTTTAAAGTATTTCAGAATAACCCATTTCTTTACAATTCTTAAAATAGCCCATAAAATATGtaacacaatttaaaaattaagtaaatcTGTAGGTGAGATAAGATGGGGGATGAAAAACtatctttaaaatatatgaGAAAAGCATGAATATCttaacttttaatttcaaagcaaGGCAATTTCTCTCAGTAGTATTAACAGATTCTCCGTTAAACACCTTGAATAGCAATATATAATTATACTGAATGCTAAATGTGTCAATAAGCAGCATATTTCTTCAACATCAGTCAGTGCGCTATTTACCTGAAAATAAGTAAcacaaaagcagcttttaaGGGGAAGCTTTACTTTTTGCTGCAGTACATATAGAAACAAGATTCTAACAGATTTTAAATGGTGTAGAAAAGGGGAATTTAGTCCAATAAAAGAATGCGATCAATTTTCTGTTGACTGGACATACAACAGAATACATGTAAGTACAAATTTCACAGCAAAATAGAggctttttaaggaaaaatctATTAAAACTACACAAATGCTATCCTTTTTAAAAACCTACTGAAGTTCTCCATTTACTCCTTACAGTCAATACTCACTGAGGTCCCACTCACGATCAAGCACACAATATTTATTCAAGTTTCATAACATGATTATATGTATTTTGATTATGAATGTTTATGGAATGTCATAAAAGCTCTGATAAATTCAGTCCATCTCCACTCAGTACCACCTTATAACAAGGAGGTGAAATATGATATTGCTCAGCAAATAACTTGGAATGAAGAATTCACACACAAGTTACAAGAAACCAAAACTCACCGCACATATTATCAGCTGACGACTACTCACACCACACTCAGCACACACAGCCTCATTCATTGCAGCTGGCATTATGTGTAACATATGCAAAACTGTTAAGTCTGTATGTTATTGAGAATGTCTATAAAGTTGTCAGAAATTAGCTGAAGAAGAATTTAAAGGGAAACTTTGACCTGATTTTGCTATAGATGTACACAGCACTTTACAACAGTAACAGAGGAATGAAGATGCTTTGCAGTTTCATGGCAAATTGCTAGTCTTGTTCACAGATGCAGCACTAtgatttcaaaagaaattacttGTAAATAAGGTAAAGTGTACCTGGCTTTTAAGTCAGTAGCAGGAGCCATCTCAAGCAAATCTATGTCAGATATGAAGATGAAGCTACGCAATAGGCAGCCTAGGAGTTACTGTTAACAGGAGCTTGTGTACCcctcataaataaaaataacccaaaccaaaaccccagTAATTTTTATAAGAATGCTAAATCTCTTGCAGCATAATTAAAGAGTTATCCTTTTCTAGTTGATCTAGTCCTTGTTAAAGCTGCTATGCCCTATTAAATCCAGAACTTCCAAGGTACAACTAATTGCATAAGTGAATATATAACACACTGACTGGGTGAAGTTCAGATTTCCTTACACAAATCCAATAATATTCTTGTTTATGACTGAAAATGCGGGAGGAATTCATCTCCAGCCCTTGGGTAAATCAGATAGCACAGATGCCATCCTGCccagaacatattttttaataatttgaacCCGCAGGCCGCAATCTCTTCTGCTATCCTTCTGCACTGTGCAGTAATTTGGGGGTTCTGAATCACAAACAAATGGATTTGGCTGCCTTATTTCTGCTGATGCTTCTGTGGCCTTTGCTTAGTAACCAGGAGGACAGCAGGGCTCCCAGTCCAGATACCTCAGGGCTCAAGCAGCATGGTAGCCTTGAATTTCTCCTAATACAAGTAGACTGCATTAATAATTGCAAGGTACCTTGAAAATAGTATCTGAAAAAGTGTATTTCCTGCCATTTATAAATAGACAGACCTTCAACAGAAATGTAAATGTTCACCTTGAAACTGATGTACATATTTCTAAGGCATTTTCTTCTGTATTCAGCTGTATATATGTGTCAGTCTGCTTGCTATGTAGAATTTTGTTATGCATGGAGCTGAGTGAGGCATTATATTTGTCCAGTGTTTCAAGAGCCTTAAGCATGTGTGCCCTAACTTTTGAATGTACAAgatactttttcttttgctgtcaAGTGAATTTAAACAACATAACAAAATCCTAATTTTCtatttccattaattttctGGTATTAGATTTCATTAGCTCATTACACTTCGATTTATTGTTTTCACTTTGCTCAGAAATTTCACTATTAGAACCtggatatggatatggaaaGGTAGCAATGCATCTACTTATAGGGACAGTTTTCCCTTCCAGTCATTTGTGCCATGTGGGATACTGTTAAACAAATGTTTTCAACAGACttcctttaaacaaaaaaaatatttacattactTAAAGGTAATTTTGTTTCATTGGGCATGGGACAAATGACAACTTGGTTAAACATGCTGGCTTCTACTCACTTCAAAAGTTTGACTGTAATCACATTTTGATTCCAAAATGCATATGAAAAAAGCACATTGAGTGAAGCAGCTGGGGGGGAAGGGCCTCTCTTTAGGAGGAATTTTTtcacaaaagcatttttccttttttattttgctaaaacTGTGAGAGAATTTAAACAGAAGCCTCAAGGTTCATTTTCCACATTTCCTAATAATAATGTTAAGTATAAATTTTGATTCTTTGAGGGTATTTTGTCTTCATAATGTAGATGGCAATGGCAATTTGTAAATGAAGAGTGTAATTAACTAGAAAAGCTTGTCAACAGTAACCGAAATTTAGGTGTATCATTATATATGACTGGCTGTACTTATGTATTTATTTGTCTAAATTGTATATATTGTTTTATCTGTAGTGTCTGTAGGAGTGCATTCTTTTCAATTAACGTATTATTTACAGTTTTGTGGGATTGCCAGCAAAGCTGCTAATCAAGATACTATTTTTTTGTATCAATgtcaaataataataaaaaaaaatccagtgaaaAATGCAAAGTGTCCTGTAagttttcttcttcatctctaaaaatgtaaattgtatTATCTAGAAACAAGTGTCAGTAAATTTGCTCATTTGTCATGAGAAGGAATATTGTGCtgtaaaagcagatttttttttttaaattggaaaaaaaaacccaaaatactaCTTTTATTCATTATTTAGCAACAACTTCATCGAGTTATCGAGTTAATGTCCACACGGTCAGGTGTACTACTTCATCTGAAGCTTCTGAACTTGAAAGCAGTACCATTAACACAGCCATGGCAACACCTGGCAAAGCAGCAGAGGGGTtcatcctctgctctgcccGATTTAGCTGCTTTGGCATCCCCAGCCAATGAGACCCAGGTTTGGCCAGTCTGAGATGGCAAAGCTTTTCCACACCCTCAGCAGGGCTCTTCTGCTGCTTGCATGGCGTCTTAACGTGTGGGCTTGCAGCCATCAAAAGCTGCAcgcaggagaaaaggagaaatgtcCCAAACCCACATCtcataaaaccacaaaaaagtTGTTTGACGTTGCTGTGTCACCAGCCAGGTCACCCAGACAGAGGTAAAGGTCCTCCCTGGTCTCTCACAGACACACAGTGACCATGACAGCCTTTTGTTCCCCCCCCACTGCATAAAGCACcggaaaataaatgaagaatcGCAGTCTGAGTACACTTAGATTACCCAGTAAGTCTCATGTAGCCTTTGTCTCCCAACACACATATCTTAAGGTACTGTTGTGTCTCTCAGGGAGGTCTGAGCAACTTTAGGGTCCTCATATCAaaatagaagcaaaaaaaacaaaatacaggaaGAAGACCCTTTTCTTGCAAGaacataagaaaaattaatctttccCCATTCTCCCCTTTGCAGTTTCCTACATAGAACAAAATATCTAACCTCTTTTCCACTGACTTTAGGTGAGCTCAATATCCAAAACTCATTCATgaaatggaggggaaaataaCCCCACCCCTGAGAAGAAAGGTAGCTTTTGCAAACCAAAGTGGTCACCAGAAAGTAGTTGAAGCCTGCAACAGAGTCCTCAGACATCCCTGGAGTGTCTGCAGCAACACAGCAACCTTACAAACCACAATGAGATGTTTTAAAGCAACCAAGAGTTTTACATACAGCAAAACCCCTCCAATCGTTTTCATCTCTCTTGTTTCCACCAAAGCAGCCTGAGTCTAATTGCAACACTTACATGGTGTTTAATTAATAGACAGCTTGGAGATATACAGATATTAGCACTAGTAGGGTAGTGTAGCTTGATTATCTTAATTACAAGCATTATATTTTCTCATTTACTTAATTGATTCTCGTAGATTTTCCAGAGAAATTTGCAGTGCCCTGAGTGAAAATAGTATGTAGAAAACCTTAAAAGTGCTGACACTGGCCTATTACATCAGCAATGCACCAAAAAAGCGAGATCTATATGACACGGAACATTGTACAGAATAACAtctgcttccttttcttttgttaaaaaatatgaatttatgAAATGGAAGAAGAGGAGTcatctggggagaaaaaagaggaagaatgtACTTTATTCAACTGCACCTGCAATTAAGTTGTGTCAAGTATCTCCTCTGATGACTTGtctaacacaggaaaaaaatccatttttctgctaGGTCTGCATATTAGCCAAATCTACATTATATCTCTGCCTCACCTGAAAGAGCCAAGAGCAATAGGCATTTATTAGTCATGCAAGATTTATCCTTGAGCACTTATTCTGCAAAGGCAGCATTACATTTCAAGCTGGACAGAATTAAGTGCAGCGGTTTCGTAATGCAGACACTTTTTATTTGGGTGAAGCAAATACCTCAAACTTGAGGTGTGCCGGCTAACACCTACCATATCTGCTTCTATCAAGTATCCCTTTTCTCTTTAAGAGTTCCTTTCTCTGGCCTATCTTCTAACATGACATCTTTCTCCAAAGAGAAATGGGACCTCTAGGTATCTCAGGATATCCGTAAAAGCAAGGGGGAAGTAGAGAACACCCTACAGCATCATTACAAGCTTTTCCCTTGATTTACAAAAGTCACTTAGCCTTGCTCT
It encodes:
- the B3GALT1 gene encoding beta-1,3-galactosyltransferase 1 isoform X1; translated protein: MPSKVSCLYILTVVCWASALWYLSITRPTSSYTGHRQVSSISIARKNVSFGNIRTRPINPHSFDFLINEPNKCEKSAPFLVILISTTHKEFDARQAIRETWGDENNFKGIKIATLFLLGKNTDPVLNQMVEQESQIFHDIIVEDFIDSYHNLTLKTLMGMRWVATFCSKAKYVMKTDSDIFVNMDNLIYKLLKPNTKPRRRYFTGYVINGGPIRDVRSKWYMPRDLYPDSNYPPFCSGTGYIFSADVAEMIYKTSLHTRLLHLEDVYVGLCLRKLGIHPFQNSGFNHWKMAYSLCRYRRVITVHQITPEEMHRIWNDMSSKKHLRC